Proteins co-encoded in one Streptomyces sp. NBC_01283 genomic window:
- the uvrC gene encoding excinuclease ABC subunit UvrC, which yields MADPSSYRPKPGQIPDSPGVYRFRDEHRRVIYVGKAKSLRQRLASYFQDLSNLHPRTATMVTTAASVEWTVVSTEVEALQLEYSWIKEFDPRFNVKYRDDKSYPYLAVTMNEEFPRVQVMRGHKKKGVRYFGPYGHAWAIRDTVDLLLRVFPVRTCSAGVFKNAERTGRPCLLGYIGKCAAPCVERVSPEEHRELAEDFCEFMTGRTGTYIRRIERQMADAAEDMEYERAARLRDDIGALKKAMEKSAVVLADATDADLIALAEDELEAAVQIFHVRGGRVRGQRGWVTDKVEAVTSGDLVEHALQQLYGEESGDSVPKEVLVPALPDPIEPVQEWLTGRRGSNVSLRIPQRGDKKALMETVARNAQQSLVLHKTKRASDLTTRSRALEEIAEALELDSAPLRIECYDISHLQGDDVVASMVVFEDGLARKSEYRRFQIKGFEGQDDVRSMHEVLTRRFKRYLSEKEKTGEWDPEGEQESLTEEDGRPKRFAYPPQLVVVDGGQPQVAAAQRALDELGIDDIAVCGLAKRLEEVWVPGDDDPVILPRTSEGLYLLQRVRDEAHRFAITYQRAKRAKRFRAGPLDAVPGLGDARKQTLIKHFGSVKKLRSATIDQICEVPGIGRKTAEAIVVAFASAAPAAPAVNTATGEIIEDEEPANAGSPSDGEEPVSAGTSEERRGQET from the coding sequence ATGGCAGACCCCTCCAGCTACCGCCCCAAGCCGGGACAGATCCCCGACTCGCCGGGGGTCTATCGGTTCCGCGACGAACACCGCCGGGTGATCTACGTGGGCAAGGCGAAAAGCCTGCGCCAGCGCCTGGCCAGTTACTTCCAGGACCTGTCGAACCTGCACCCGCGCACCGCCACGATGGTGACCACGGCCGCCTCCGTCGAGTGGACCGTGGTCTCCACCGAGGTCGAGGCGCTGCAGCTGGAGTACTCCTGGATCAAGGAGTTCGACCCCCGGTTCAACGTCAAGTACCGCGACGACAAGAGCTATCCGTACCTCGCGGTGACGATGAACGAGGAGTTCCCGCGCGTCCAGGTGATGCGCGGCCACAAGAAGAAGGGCGTCCGCTACTTCGGGCCCTACGGCCACGCGTGGGCGATCCGCGACACCGTCGACCTCCTCCTGCGCGTCTTCCCCGTCCGCACCTGCTCGGCGGGCGTCTTCAAGAACGCCGAGCGCACCGGCCGCCCCTGCCTCCTCGGCTACATCGGCAAGTGTGCGGCGCCCTGCGTGGAGCGTGTCTCACCGGAGGAGCACCGTGAACTCGCCGAGGACTTCTGCGAGTTCATGACGGGCCGCACGGGGACGTACATCCGCCGCATCGAACGGCAGATGGCGGACGCCGCCGAGGACATGGAGTACGAGAGGGCGGCCCGTCTCCGCGACGACATCGGGGCCCTCAAGAAGGCCATGGAGAAGAGCGCCGTCGTCCTCGCCGACGCCACGGACGCCGACCTCATCGCCCTCGCCGAGGACGAGCTGGAGGCGGCCGTCCAGATCTTCCACGTCCGCGGCGGCCGAGTGCGCGGTCAGCGCGGCTGGGTCACCGACAAGGTCGAGGCGGTCACCAGCGGCGACCTCGTCGAACACGCGCTCCAGCAGCTCTACGGAGAGGAGAGCGGGGACTCCGTACCGAAGGAAGTCCTCGTTCCCGCGCTGCCCGACCCCATAGAGCCCGTCCAGGAGTGGCTCACCGGGCGCCGCGGTTCGAACGTCTCCCTGCGCATCCCGCAGCGCGGCGACAAGAAGGCGCTCATGGAGACCGTGGCACGCAACGCGCAGCAGTCGCTCGTGCTGCACAAGACCAAGCGTGCCTCCGACCTGACCACCCGCTCCCGCGCCCTGGAGGAGATCGCCGAGGCGCTCGAACTGGACAGCGCCCCGCTGCGCATCGAGTGCTACGACATCTCGCACCTCCAGGGTGACGACGTCGTGGCCTCGATGGTCGTCTTCGAGGACGGCCTCGCCCGCAAGAGCGAGTACAGGCGCTTCCAGATCAAGGGCTTCGAGGGCCAGGACGACGTCCGCTCCATGCACGAGGTGCTCACGCGCCGCTTCAAGCGCTACCTCTCCGAAAAGGAGAAGACGGGGGAGTGGGACCCCGAGGGCGAGCAGGAGAGCCTGACCGAGGAGGACGGGCGTCCCAAGCGCTTCGCCTACCCGCCCCAGCTCGTCGTCGTGGACGGCGGCCAGCCGCAGGTCGCGGCCGCCCAGCGGGCCCTGGACGAGCTCGGCATCGACGACATCGCGGTGTGCGGCCTGGCCAAGCGCCTCGAAGAGGTCTGGGTGCCGGGCGACGACGACCCGGTGATCCTGCCCCGCACCAGCGAAGGCCTGTACCTTCTCCAGCGGGTACGCGACGAGGCGCACCGCTTCGCGATCACCTACCAGCGGGCCAAGCGCGCCAAGCGGTTCAGGGCCGGGCCGTTGGACGCCGTGCCCGGCCTGGGCGACGCGCGCAAGCAGACGCTGATCAAGCACTTCGGTTCGGTGAAGAAGCTGCGATCCGCGACAATCGACCAGATCTGCGAGGTTCCGGGCATAGGCCGCAAGACCGCGGAGGCGATCGTCGTGGCCTTCGCCTCCGCGGCACCCGCGGCGCCCGCCGTGAACACGGCGACCGGAGAGATCATTGAAGACGAGGAGCCCGCGAACGCGGGATCCCCGAGCGATGGCGAGGAGCCCGTGTCCGCGGGCACCTCAGAGGAACGACGGGGGCAGGAGACATGA
- the rapZ gene encoding RNase adapter RapZ produces the protein MTEHDEGGEQVSTGTTITPGETAEVVPELVIISGMSGAGRSTAAKCLEDLGWFVVDNLPPALIPTMVELGARSQGNVARIAVVVDVRGRRFFDNLRQSLADLEAKHVTRRIVFLESSDDALVRRFESVRRPHPLQGDGRIVDGIAAERELLRELRGDADLVIDTSSLNVHELRAKMDAQFAGDEEPELRATVMSFGYKYGLPVDADLVVDCRFLPNPHWVPELRPFTGLNEEVSGYVFNQPGAKEFLDRYAELLQLIAAGYRREGKRYVTIAVGCTGGKHRSVAMSEKLAARLVSEGVETVLVHRDMGRE, from the coding sequence ATGACCGAGCACGACGAAGGCGGCGAGCAAGTGAGTACGGGCACGACCATCACGCCAGGTGAGACCGCCGAGGTGGTCCCCGAACTGGTGATCATCTCCGGCATGTCGGGAGCCGGCCGCAGCACCGCGGCGAAGTGTCTTGAGGACCTCGGCTGGTTCGTCGTCGACAACCTGCCGCCCGCGCTGATCCCCACCATGGTGGAGCTCGGCGCCCGCTCGCAGGGGAACGTCGCCCGCATCGCGGTCGTCGTCGACGTGCGAGGCCGCCGCTTCTTCGACAACCTGCGCCAGTCCCTCGCGGACCTGGAGGCCAAGCACGTCACCCGGCGGATCGTCTTCCTGGAGTCCTCGGACGACGCCCTGGTGCGCCGCTTCGAGTCGGTCCGCCGCCCGCACCCGCTGCAGGGCGACGGCCGCATCGTCGACGGCATCGCGGCCGAGCGCGAGCTCCTGCGCGAGCTGCGCGGCGACGCCGACCTGGTGATCGACACGTCCAGCCTGAACGTCCACGAGCTGCGCGCCAAGATGGACGCCCAGTTCGCGGGCGACGAGGAGCCCGAGCTGCGGGCCACGGTCATGTCGTTCGGCTACAAGTACGGCCTGCCGGTCGACGCCGACCTCGTCGTGGACTGCCGCTTCCTGCCCAATCCGCACTGGGTGCCGGAGCTGCGGCCCTTCACGGGGCTCAACGAAGAGGTCTCCGGCTACGTCTTCAACCAGCCGGGCGCCAAGGAGTTCCTCGACCGGTACGCCGAGCTGCTCCAGCTCATCGCCGCGGGCTACCGCCGCGAGGGCAAGCGTTACGTGACGATCGCGGTCGGCTGCACGGGCGGCAAGCACCGCTCCGTCGCCATGTCGGAGAAGCTCGCGGCGCGCCTCGTGTCCGAGGGCGTCGAGACCGTCCTCGTCCATCGGGACATGGGGCGAGAGTGA